The following is a genomic window from Candidatus Rokuibacteriota bacterium.
CAAAATTTCGCTCGAAGAGTGTACTGGTCTTGTAACAACGCACGTTCACCGGTCCTTAGAACGGTACATTTCGGCTCTATCTAGCAGCGGGTTCTTGGCGGAAGAGATTCGCGAACCTTTCCCTAGTAAAGAAATCGAGGCCAAATACCCGCGCCGGTGGGAATATCCGAGATTCTTAGCGGTGCGTTGCGTGCGCAAGTAACTAAATTCCGCCAAGTATCGTCAGAAAAATGAAGCTGCCGAAGCGCGTGACGATCTGCGAGGTGGGGACCCGGGATGGGTTCCAGATCGAGCCTGACTTCATCCCCACCGAGCAGAAGATCGAGGTCGTGAACCGCCTCGCCGCCTGCGGCCTGCCGCGGATCGAGGTGACCTCCTTCGTCCACCCGAAGGCCGTCCCCCAGCTCAGGGACGCCGAGGAGGTGATGGCCCGGATCACGCGCCGGCCGGGCACGATCTACGCCGCCCTGGTGCCGAACGACAAGGGCGCTGCGCGCGCGGCCGACGCGGGCGTGGACGAGCTTCACACGGTCGTCTCGGCGTCGGAGAGCCACAACCTCGCCAACGTGAACATGACCGTCGCGGAGTCGCTCGAGAAGCTCAGGGCTGTCGCCGAGGTCGCGCGACGCGCCAGCATCCCTGTCGTCGCCGGAATCTCCACCTCCTTCGGCTGCCCGTTCGAGGGGGAGGTGCCGCTCGAGCGTCTCGAGTCGGTGGTCGCGCGCCTGGTGGAGCTGGGGGCGCGCGGAGTCACCCTCGCCGACACCACAGGCATGGCGAATCCGGCCCAGGTCGCCCGGACCTTCGAGCATCTGCTGCCACGCTTCGCCGGGGTCGAGTGGTCGCTCCACACCCACGACACGCGCGCCATGGCCATCCCCAATATCCTGGCGGCCATGGAGTGCGGGGTCACGAGCTTCGACGCCTCGATCGGCGGGCTCGGGGGCTGCCCCTTCGCGCCCGGCGCCTCGGGGAATGTCTGCACCGAAGACCTGATCCACTGCCTCCACGCCATGGGGGTGGAGAGCGGTATTGATCTCGACCGACTGATCGAGACGGCGAAGTACGTCGAGCAGGTGATCGGCCGGACGCTTCCCGGGCAGATCATGAAGGCCGGCAAGTGGGACCGGCGCTACCCGGTCCCCGACTCCGTCCACCGCCGCCTGACCTCGATCTAACTCAAGGCAGCCACCTGAGCCGATGACCTTCGCGCCGCCGCGCGAGG
Proteins encoded in this region:
- a CDS encoding hydroxymethylglutaryl-CoA lyase, translating into MPKRVTICEVGTRDGFQIEPDFIPTEQKIEVVNRLAACGLPRIEVTSFVHPKAVPQLRDAEEVMARITRRPGTIYAALVPNDKGAARAADAGVDELHTVVSASESHNLANVNMTVAESLEKLRAVAEVARRASIPVVAGISTSFGCPFEGEVPLERLESVVARLVELGARGVTLADTTGMANPAQVARTFEHLLPRFAGVEWSLHTHDTRAMAIPNILAAMECGVTSFDASIGGLGGCPFAPGASGNVCTEDLIHCLHAMGVESGIDLDRLIETAKYVEQVIGRTLPGQIMKAGKWDRRYPVPDSVHRRLTSI